Genomic DNA from Betta splendens chromosome 10, fBetSpl5.4, whole genome shotgun sequence:
tacatacaaccCATTATAACATGTCGATTACAGTACATCCCTCCATATTTGACATCCCTGTACCAGGTCTTGTTAATGGACCACTTAGGTCGCTTTAAGATTATGCTTTCGCTTTCCATTATAAAACAGTGTTCATATTTTCCTCCTCTCAGTGAAACCTTGGACAGTCTGAGGTCAGTGATTGACAAGTTCAAGGGGCTGAAGGTCTCTGCTGTTCGTCCACTCATCTTAGCTGCAGAGGAGAATCTTCATAACATGATGGTGGACCTGAACAAAGTGGTCACTAAGGTAAGAACACTATTTTGTACGATATGCAGGGCCTGACAGTGGCGTCTGATCGACCACAGCAAAGATGCTTTGatctgattgattgatttgaagCATGTGCTTTCAGATCTTCTGCCAGGAGGCTATGCTGCCAAGCTCCTTTGAGCAGCCACTGCTTGTCTtgctataaaaacacaatatttttaTGAAACAAAAAATTGGAGAAAATTGGCAGTTGGCTTGTCAAGCTAAAGCAATTTAGCAGCTTCTTGCTTGAAGAGTATTGCCTGACTACAGTTTGACCATGCCACACAAAACAATAGTGCACTTTGGTTGTTTTTATCTAGACAGAATAAtttttgaattattttaatttgataATGATTAATAACAGATAGATtaagcagtgtgtgtggtggagtgCAGTAGGCAGTAAAGAAACATAGTGAAGGAGGGTTGAAAGTTTCTCTACTTTATGTCAGCTGCACAGATCTGTGTTCCACTCATTTACTGGATGTTTTCACTGGGAGGCCAGTGACCTTACAGTAGGACAGGGTGTTGCTGTACACCAGCTACTCTGAGCTTTCATTCAAATGGGTTTTGCAGTACAGATTGTCAAACTTAAAGGtattgtgggtgtgtgtgcaggtgcagtctGCAGAGTCTGAAGCCAAGATTGTCTCTCAATATACTGAATTGGTGAATGAAGCCAAACAACAGTTTCAGAGGGAAGTGAGCAGCCTCACCCCAGAGATTCAGGCCAACTGGAAGGGGCTCAGTAAGATGACATACATATGCACATTAATATTTATGTGTATCTCACCAGTTTGATAGCATTTTATATTCTCATAATGACGTACTGCTATCTTtaatacataatataatatgtatacTACTGGTATTGGATTGTGACATTACAGACATTAGTTTGCAAAAGaaccttgtgtttttgtgtgtgagctggTAAACTCTCAGCCGACGACCTGAACGCCCTTATCGCCCATGCACACCGTCGCATTGACCAGCTGAACCGAGAACTAGCCGAGCAGAGAGTCAGAGAACAGATTCACATTGATGCAgccctggagcagcagaagctggaggaccAGAAGGTGCTGGAGAAAGCTGTCAAGACCAACCTGCAGCACATCAAGGAGGAGACCcggctggagcaggagaagaaggtAGAGCCATGAGATAATCCAGGGGAGCTGATGAAGAAGCATTGTTTGTATTATTATGAATGGGACCTAGCTcaataatgtttttgtgtttcgtGTATAGTTGGCTGAGTTGAGAGAAGTGATGGAGGCCGAAATGAGGACTCAGCTGAGGCGTcaggcagcagctcacacagacCATGTTCGCGATGTTCTCAAAgtccaggagcaggagctgaaagCTGAGGCTGACCAGGTCTCACATGCTTCACCCTAATATCAGAGCAGattgaattaaataaaacactagCTGTTCTTACTTAGCTGTGACATGTGTTCAGGTCCTGAGCAGTAAGATGCTGGAGCTGGAAACCCGTTACCGGCAGCTGAGCCAGGAGCAACTGGATAACTTTACTCTGGATATGAACTCTGCCTACGCAAGACTGAAGGGGATTGAGGAGGCCATAGACAGTAAGATACATGCACTGATTCTTGCTAAAACAGAATGAGCAAAACTGTAAAAATTGCTGCTGTGCATCATAGGCTCCATCAACTGTTACATATGACAACCTCAATAAATAATCTAGTAAACAGTAAAGTAAACCTTCTATCCTTTTAAAATTACCAATAAATGTGGCTCTCAGAAAAATGTACTacacatataatataatattgtagCGTTATTTCAGAGTGCTAAATAAATCGTGGTCGTCTTTTGCCTGCAGGCCATGTGgtagcagaggaggaggcccgTAAAGTCCACCAACTCTGGCTTTCTGTGGAAGCCCTCAGCTATACTCTAAAGACCACCAATGCTGACGCACCCACTGTGCCTCTGGAGGATGCTGCCCAGGCCGTGCGTGAGAGCTGCCAGGACAATGACTTCGCCCTGGCGCTGGTGTCAGCTCTTCCTGAGGAGTCCTTACAGCACGGCGTGTATAGTGAGGCCTCACTTCGTGCCCGCTTCAATTCACTGCGATACTTGGTGCGCCGCGTCGCCCTCATTGATGAATCTCACAACTCCTTGTACCAGTATTTCCTGTCCTACCTTCAAGCTGCACTGATGTTTGAGGCTAAACAGGAAGCTCCCCCTTCCCTGCTGGCCTGGGAGGATTTAGACACGTTCAAGCTGCTGTCGTATGCTAGTTACAGCCTAGAGCATGGGGATCTGGAGTTGGCAGCTAAACTGGTGAACCAGTTGAGAGGAGAGGCCAGGAGATTGGCTCAGGACTGGCTGACTGAGGTCAGACTCACACTGGAAACCAGACAGATAGTCAGTTTGTTGTCTGCGTATGCAAATGCTGTGGGATTAGGAACAACCCAGGCTCAATAGTCTGCTGTTCCTCCTTAACCTGACCATCTTTTAAATTAGCAATCTTTTCAGATCACCTTAAATCTGAGTAGGAGGCAGCAACTTGATGCAAGCCAGAAGGATTTGGGCCAGTTTGATGCTCAGAGATTTTCATGGGTGTGTACTTTAAAGTTCACTGAAGTTAACAAAGTGGAAGCTGTTGAGATATAACAAGCTAAATTGTTGTATGCACTAATTCACTGCAGATGGTtatataagtataaatatataattgatGCACTCTTACAATCTATTCTTGTTAATTTAGCCCCACAGTTTTGGTCCATTTCTTTCTTACTGgatgttgattttttttgtgtgttacaAAGGTATCATTCTAACCATAAACAAGGAATATGAAATGCCTCATTTTTGTTTGGTCAAAACTCCACATGTTCcaataaaaaagaaaccagAACACTCTTTGCTCGTTTTCATCATTCCTCCACTGATCCTCCACCGCAACTTCACTGGTTCacaaataaatcactgttttttAGTTAAGTCACCCATCAGGGAAGCTTCTATGTACAAATCCAAATAGGACAAAGTCTCTGACCACTCACTACAGACTGGTGTCTCTTGGGCTAGTTCAGTGAAAGTATTTTGAGACACTGATAAatctttaaaacataaaaaaatcagACCTCCACATCTTCAGGCGAATGTCTTGAACACACTGCTGTGAGCATTGTTACATATTTTCTACTTCCATAGTGAGTTCTGCTAAACCCATTTTTACCATCGCTTTGAcatatttatttgcttaaacacaaaaaacaaaataccaaaCTTATATACTTTTATACTTAACTTACACTATCTtttaaaattcatctttaaTTGTTAGAGTCATAATATGACCATatgttaaatattcatttattcatttattcatttatttatatatcagTCTCAGTCACCATTTAATCGTACTACATGTCTTtaaactgtgggaggaaactaCAACATGTAAAGACACCTGGCTGAACCCAGAACTCTAACCCAGGTACGTGTTGCTGCGAAGCCAAACCTTAACATACAGTCTGTGTAGTGTAAAACACACTCGTCCCTGCCCCTGATGAACTCCTCCTGCAAGATGAAGGACCTTCAAAGTATCCTCTTATCTTATAAATCTTTGGCCAGAATCTTTGACCTGTTTTTGATTAATTTCAGCCTGGTCTTCCTGCTGTTGTTGCTAATGAGCGATGTGCATCTTCTGATTCAGCTTCTTTTGTTCATAAAGTTGTTTGTAGATTATCACTTCCTTGGTTTACCTGATTTTTTTCATCTTCTCTCAGCTTTACATTTTCACCCACAGAAAATAATGTAGTTCCCAAATTAAAATCTGTCAACACTCAGCCTCAGAGAATAGACAACGCAGCACAATGAAATAGGGTCAAACAGCTGATTTCATAGTGGATTTAATTAAAGGTTACCACCACACACAGGTTGACACACTAAATTATTTATTGGAAACATTATAATTTCTTATAAATCCTGTAGGTTATTTGAATCATCCCTTCACATTAGAAAACCTTTTAAACCATGCCACAGACGGTAATAGAGTTCCGGTTGTGTGGAGCTAAATCACTGACATCATTATTTGGCATTGGAGTAAAAACACTTGAAATCTATTGAATAAGTAAATGCTTGATTTATTCAAAGAATTACAGATTTCAATGTCAGACTCAAAGTAGTTCCCTCCTGGTTTTCCAGCACTTTACTTTGTGCTCTGATCTTTCAGTTTGTACCCTGCCTTCCCTTATTGCTTAAGTTGTTGTGTGTGACAGCCTTTGTCCACAAGCCTGAGGTGAACACTATTAGAAAAAATATCCAGAATGAGGTGAAAAGACGCAGCCGCGTTTCTATAACCCCCCATCAGTATGTACGGTTTGCTTCTGAGGAGACATTTAGAGCAATTACCTTTTGTAAGTGTGTCACATCCATCAAACATTCAAGTGAAGCATGAAGCACAGAAACTGCAGTCAACAAATTTGAAtgacaaatacagacacacacactactgcCCAGTAATGagcagtagtgtgtgtgtcagtgacatTATTAGCCTACTTTACTTTAAGTGAATAATAatgatttgttttaatgtggCTTCTTTTCCAATTCTTTCCAATTCATTCTCTTCCTGTCCTGGGGAGGAAGTGTGTCATGATCATGGTAGGTGTTACCCGGTTGCCTTTCTTTGTTTTGCCAGTCTTGCTTAGGCCAATGTACATTCCAGGGTGGGCAGCGGATTCGTATGCGTTATAGTTGTTGTCCAAGAGCGTCTCCTTAAACCTACATTCTTCGCTATAGTGGCCCTGAGGAAGAAAAGACAGGAAATAACACATTTACTGGTCAAGAGCTGTTATTTGTCTTGCCTTCACGATTAGGTGGTCAAAGATGTCTGACATATTTTACTTAAGTTCAAATAGCTAATTTTGTTAATGCTTCTGTTACACGTTCATGCGTTTATTAAATTAAGTATGTTAAAAATAACATACACTCACCCCAGTCCCCTATCTAATAAAAGAGAGCTGCTGCACACTCCATCACACCTGTTGCTTCTTTGCATCTCATCTAGATACAGTATTAATAGTTATTACATTGGTAGAGGGGATCCTGTTGTATGCTACTACAATCAGAAGACTAGGGTTTGATTCTTAGCTCCCCCAGTTATGTGCTGACGTGTCCTTGGGCACTGAACCCCAGGTTGCCCCCGCGATGCAGCTCTTCcagtggtgtgtgagtgtgtatttgAGTGAATGAGAAGAGCACAACTCCTTGTGAGCTTTGAGCACAGATAAAGCAGAAAGGTGCAATAAGTGCAGAGCATATAGTTGTGCTACAGTTTTTATACAGACATCAACATTGAAATCATTTAAGGGCCTTGTTCTGTCTCTGTTCTACTTTGTTAGcacaatattttatatatgaCATTAGCATGAATACAGCACCATATGTAGTCAGATCAGTCAAGACTGGCTCTTACCGAGCCATAGAGTTTTCCTTTCATGCTCATGGCAATGAAGAGGCCACTCCTGAGCCCAAACAGAGTAACTATTCCTCTCTGTGTGGGGGAAATCTCTAGAAGAGCTGAGGAATTGAAAAAATAGATTATTAAGTTTTTCAGAAGAGATGCATTTCATTTTTGAACTTAACAATACAAGCTCACACAATACAGACatgtctttttttcctcttacaTAAATGGTCAATAAATTATGAAGTGTGAAATATTTCTAactttaaagaaagaaaagatattattaataaagtcaAGTAGGTTATACTTCATTTTACAAAAGCTGCACTGTGTCATATTACAGCCAATGAAACCTATAACATTTATTAATACAGCAGCCTGTACAAGTCATTAATGTCCTGCTGGGCAGAACTATAGATGGTTTGGTATAGATCCACTTACTGTATCTGTTCTCGTTGTGCACACCTGCGATCTTCCCACTCGGTAAGACCTGAATGTGGAAGCCGATGCCCACATTACAGTAAAGTCTCCTCACCCTCTTTATTCCCTGCAGGTAATGTCCATCACTAGCAGGCACCTCCCTCCAGTCCCAAGAGCCGCTGATCGAACTCAGCGGCCCATCACTCTGAGCGgtttgtctcctgctgctgaggGCTGGTGGAGCCAGCgagacacacaggaagaccccatacaggagcagagggagcttGGACCTTGGTGCTGACATCCTCTGCTAGGTACAGAACTGATGAGTGGTTCAAAGCCCCCAAAAAAATTCTCACAAATACTCATAAAACCGGTTCAGAGTTAGTAAGTGACAGACAGAGGATATGTCAACTTCAGCCCAGAGGAAAGTTTCAGTTTGTATATTAAAACATCTCAAGTCTCTGACTTTACCAGTGATGCTTCCTCGTCAGGTagatgcagcagacagacagcacaCTTATATGTGGCCTGTATGACATCACACACCACCTGCTGACTTGTTTCTCTGAGTCACAGATGCTGAGGCACAAAAACTAGGAAATACATATAGTGACaggaaaaaataaagtaaaacaatctattataataaacaaacacaattcatcataaaacaacaaaaactaaacttttagattatttcatgtttatttgtCGTCGGGTTCGAGGGGATGCTGCCTCTTGCCAACCAGGAATTAAACCCACAGCCTTCTATCTCTAAAGCAACACTGCACTACtgcccattttagcaccaactCAACACAGATGCCATCTTAAGGTGCtctaataaaaaatgtgaaGGAAGTCCCTCTTGTGCagggtttttttctttgctggttctttagagtgtgtgtatatatatcgATAGCGAGAGATCGAGatagcgagagagcgagcgagcgagcgagctagC
This window encodes:
- the immt gene encoding MICOS complex subunit MIC60 isoform X1 → MLRICLRGANATALRTCRRTPPTNLQQHRQYTSGGSSGATKVVATSLLTVGGGVGGTILYAKWDNKFRTAVETNIPYADWLLGLALGPAPQDWERPFKKQTELTQPSSMMEKEVNTPKAKSEKKVKEEAGTAKESSPVPALPAKSIREASAEATHVISAISEVQSVPAPCDTQAVVEECKECHDHKDKPVSAAVHPDEGALRERPVEELATKLAQQDQEEQDAVISISACLEDSLASSAKATLQAIGAQEAALQAITQHTKKLKEAMEAEALSDEKSVQWKDLETALADRTSAVNDAETTTLKANETLDSLRSVIDKFKGLKVSAVRPLILAAEENLHNMMVDLNKVVTKVQSAESEAKIVSQYTELVNEAKQQFQREVSSLTPEIQANWKGLTGKLSADDLNALIAHAHRRIDQLNRELAEQRVREQIHIDAALEQQKLEDQKVLEKAVKTNLQHIKEETRLEQEKKLAELREVMEAEMRTQLRRQAAAHTDHVRDVLKVQEQELKAEADQVLSSKMLELETRYRQLSQEQLDNFTLDMNSAYARLKGIEEAIDSHVVAEEEARKVHQLWLSVEALSYTLKTTNADAPTVPLEDAAQAVRESCQDNDFALALVSALPEESLQHGVYSEASLRARFNSLRYLVRRVALIDESHNSLYQYFLSYLQAALMFEAKQEAPPSLLAWEDLDTFKLLSYASYSLEHGDLELAAKLVNQLRGEARRLAQDWLTEVRLTLETRQIVSLLSAYANAVGLGTTQAQ
- the immt gene encoding MICOS complex subunit MIC60 isoform X2, with the translated sequence MLRICLRGANATALTELTQPSSMMEKEVNTPKAKSEKKVKEEAGTAKESSPVPALPAKSIREASAEATHVISAISEVQSVPAPCDTQAVVEECKECHDHKDKPVSAAVHPDEGALRERPVEELATKLAQQDQEEQDAVISISACLEDSLASSAKATLQAIGAQEAALQAITQHTKKLKEAMEAEALSDEKSVQWKDLETALADRTSAVNDAETTTLKANETLDSLRSVIDKFKGLKVSAVRPLILAAEENLHNMMVDLNKVVTKVQSAESEAKIVSQYTELVNEAKQQFQREVSSLTPEIQANWKGLTGKLSADDLNALIAHAHRRIDQLNRELAEQRVREQIHIDAALEQQKLEDQKVLEKAVKTNLQHIKEETRLEQEKKLAELREVMEAEMRTQLRRQAAAHTDHVRDVLKVQEQELKAEADQVLSSKMLELETRYRQLSQEQLDNFTLDMNSAYARLKGIEEAIDSHVVAEEEARKVHQLWLSVEALSYTLKTTNADAPTVPLEDAAQAVRESCQDNDFALALVSALPEESLQHGVYSEASLRARFNSLRYLVRRVALIDESHNSLYQYFLSYLQAALMFEAKQEAPPSLLAWEDLDTFKLLSYASYSLEHGDLELAAKLVNQLRGEARRLAQDWLTEVRLTLETRQIVSLLSAYANAVGLGTTQAQ
- the LOC114864954 gene encoding fibroblast growth factor 4A-like; translation: MSAPRSKLPLLLYGVFLCVSLAPPALSSRRQTAQSDGPLSSISGSWDWREVPASDGHYLQGIKRVRRLYCNVGIGFHIQVLPSGKIAGVHNENRYTLLEISPTQRGIVTLFGLRSGLFIAMSMKGKLYGSGHYSEECRFKETLLDNNYNAYESAAHPGMYIGLSKTGKTKKGNRVTPTMIMTHFLPRTGRE